The genomic DNA TGGTTCCTTAATTGGAATGTCATTTCTACGACTTGTCCGACTCCGGTGGCGCCGACAGGATGGCCCTTTGCTTTCAAGCCGCCGGAAGTATTGACCGGTAATTTTCCGCCAAGACGAGTATGTCCATCCATAGTAAACGGACCGCCTTTTCCCTTTTCCACGAAGCCCAGATCCTCTATATTGATGATCTCGGTGATCGTAAAACAGTCATGGCATTCCAGAACATCGATATCTTTTCTTTCCAAACCCGACATCTTGAACGCCTCTGCAGCGGCTTGAAGCGAGGCCGGAAAACTTACCGAATCTTTCTTTAAAGCCACATTAAAGTAATCTCCGCCGATTCCTGATCCTTTTACTAAAATGTAATCCTTTCTCAACGATTTCGCTTTTTCTTTTGTCGTAATAATTACGGCGGCGGACGCGTCCGTCACTAAGGAGACATCATGAAACCCGAATGGAGTTGTGACCATTCTCGCTCTCATGATATTATTAAACGAAATTTCTTTTTGTTTATGAGCGAAAGGGTTTAAGCTCCCGTGAAAGTAATTTTTTTCTGCGACCTTTGATAACATTTCCTTAGTCGTACCGAATTCGTGCATGTGTCGGGTCGCATTGAGTGCAAAACCCGACGGCCCCGAAATACAGTATCCGCCTTCCACGTCTTGGTCCTGTCCACGCGCGACGATTTCCATAGTAGTTTCAGGGTCCAGGCCGTTCATCTTTTCTACTCCCAAAACTAGAACGGTATCGTACAACCCCGACGCGACCGCAAGAAATCCCTGCCTCATTGCGATTCCACCGGAAGCACAAGCGCCTTCGGTTCTTATCGCCGGCCTATCGCCTAATCCTAGTAAGTTGGCTGCGTAAGAACCCATCGTATTCTGAGAGTTGAATTCATTACCCGCATAATTTCCCACATAGACGGCTTGAATTTCCTTCCGATCGATTCCCGAGTCCTTAATGGCTCCGTTGCCCGCTTCGGTTACCAAATCCCTAAGCGTTCTGTCTTTATGATTTCCATGGAGCGTCTCGTATGCTCCTACGATCGCGACTTCTCTCATGCGATTATAAACCTATCCCTGCGCCGCCGTCCACACGGAGATACGTTCCGGTGATGTACGACGCCTTATCCGACAGGAAGAATTCTACCGCGTTCGCGATTTCTTGCTGCGTTCCCGGCCTCTTTAACGGAATGAACGAAGGGTCCGTTAGTTTCTTTTGAACCTCTTCGGAAAGGGAGGATGTCATATCCGTTTGAACATAGCCGGGGCATACCGCATTTACCAATACACCGCGACCGGAGAATTCTCTTGCAGCGACTTTCGTTAATGCAATAACGGCGGCCTTAGAAGAGGAATAGTTTGCTTGGCCGGGTTGTCCGGTTAGGCCTGACAATGAAGAAATATTTACGATCCTCGCTGAAGGCGCTTTCAGAAGCAATTTTGAAGCGGACTTAGTCATAAGGAAAACGCCTTTTGCATTTACGTCCATGACGAAATCGAATTCTTGCTCAGTCATACGAATGAATAAATTGTCTTTTAAAACTCCGGCATTATTTACTAAGAAGTCCAATTTGCCGAATTTGTCTTTCACGGCCGCGATGACTGCATCGCAATCTTCCGGTTTGGTAACGTTTGCAGCGACTCCGATCGCTTTTACCCCGAATTCTTTAGCGATCTCAGCGGCAGCTTGCTCTATATGCTCCTTATTTAAATCGGCGACAACGATATCTCCGCCTTCTTTCGCGATCGTATTTGCAATCGCTCTTCCTAATCCTCTTGGAGAAGCAGCTCCGGTAATTAATGCGACTTTGCCTTCGAATTGTTTTGCCATTATTGGATTCCTCTTAATAGTTTCGAATTAGATCCGTTCCCGGAAAGGTTATGAAACCGTTTTTCTTTCTTAATAGAACGATTGTTCTGGCTAAACTTCATTTTATACCGTCCTGCCGACAAGGAAAATTCCAATTCTAATTTTTCGATAAAACGCTGTTCGGTCGATTTGAACATTTGTTCGCATTCATTCATCTTTATCGGTGTGGATTATTTCGATTCGTTTTTCAAAATGAATGAATGGAAAGAAACTCCCGATTCGCTAATAGATTTGTCGTAACTCTATTCACTTATATTTTTGAACGTTTAAAACCTATTGCCATCACGGAGTGTATCGTTCAAAACGGAAAAGATGTCTCTCAATATTCCGTTAGAACAGATCGGTCCTCTGAAGGCGGCTCGGATCAAAGGCGATCCAAACGGTCCGTACGTGATTTTCTTTCACGGTTATGGTGCGAACGCTTACGATCTTCTTCCGCTTTACTCTTATATGGATGTTCCTATAGGAACGAATTTTATTTTTCCGGACGGTATCCTGGAAATTCCCTTAATGCCAGGCTATAACGGAAGGGCCTGGTTTCCGATCGATATGGAAGCGTTGCAACGGGCAATGATGGCCGGGGGGTATCGTGATTTTTCGGATCGTTATCCGCAAGGGTTGGCTGAAGCGAGAGAAAAGGCCGTGCAAATGATCGAGGCTCTGAATGTTCCGATGGATCGAATCGTTATAGGAGGGTTTAGTCAAGGTTCGATGCTCGCGACCGATATCACTCTCCGAGCCGAAACAAAACCGAAAGGCTTAGTTATACTTTCCGGCACTCTAATCGATGAACCGGAATGGTCTCGGTTAGCCAAAAAGACTCCAGGTTATCCTTTTTTTCAAAGCCATGGTCGAATGGACCCCGTCCTAGGTTACCCTGCGGCAAAGAAACTGGAAACTTTATTAAAAGAAGCGGGCTGGGAGGGAGAGTTGTTGGCGTTTCCTGGTGGACATGAAATCCCGGAGGTAGTACTCCTCGCTATGAACCGTTATTTAAAAGATCTCATGCAATGACTTATTTGATCGAAAAGTATATCGCGCTCAAAAATAAGTATCGGAACTACGATACTAAGGAAGCCCTGAAACGGATGCAGGCTTTTCGGATCGCGTTGAAGGAGCTGGAAGATAAAGGATTTCGAACGGGTGTGGAGATCCTTGGTTCGATCAATTTTGGCATCGTTGAGCCGTCTTCGGATGTCGATTGTATTCTTCTACATTATTGCGATCTTCATAAGGACGAATGTCCGGAATATTGCCCCAACTTTTTATACGAAGCGGAAGAGATTAAAACGAGTCTTCGTAAACGCTTAAAAGACGAAAATCTAAAAGTGGAGTTCTTGGATTGTATCAATTTGAGAATGGTGGAAAAAGCTCTTGAATCGGGACATTTAAAGGAACACGAGGTTTTACGACGACTTCTCTTTTATAGAACGATAGGTCGCCCCGTCAATAGGCCGCTCTTTATCCCGTATTGCGAAAAATTGGAAGAAAACGAAGAGTATATTAAGGAAATCTTAGAGTGGGGCTCGGAAGCTTTACAATCATATCTAGGCACGTCGAGACATCGTTTTTCGTTTAACAAATACAATGAAAGAATCGAGAGTTCCGGGCTTCAATTGCCTCTCGGATTGAAAGAAGAACTTGCAAGCTATCTGGAAGAAGGGGAGAAAATACCCTAAGTCGGTCAAACTTCGATCAATGTCGGCTTATTTATAGAGATGTTGATCCTGGATATAATCGATTCCGTTTTTCTTTAAGTAATCGATTCCCCATTCGCTTAAAAATTCGAATAACGGCGCCAACGATCGGCCGAAGTCGGTCAGAGAATACTCCACCCGTAACGGTCTTTCGGAAATAACATCTCGATTTAAAAGTTTGTTTCCTTCCAATTCCTTTAATTGTTGAACCAAGACTTTTTCCGAAATTCCCGGCAAGTTGATCTTTATATCTTTGTAACTTTTATGTTTGAAGTGATAGAGATGAGATAGTATCAATATCTTCCATTTTCCGGTGAAAAAACTGAGAGATACGTCTACCGGACAAGTAAAGGTTTTATTATTTAGCTCAATCATGACTCTGACCGTGTTTGCAATATGAAAAAGTTTGATTTCTCTTTAAATCGTTATCGTGATTGCGAGTCGGATGCAATCCATATATAGACTGCATTGATTTATGGGACTTCGCTGAACTCGGAAAATTAATTACTCCGACAAAAATTTAATTTTCTTATGCGTTCCGTCGCAATACGGCTTATTGGAAGAGCCGCCGCATCTACACAAGTATGCTTCTTCGATACGATCGATCATATGACCCGTGCCGGTGCAAATTTCAAGATTTCCTTGTATTTTCAAAGGACCATTTTTAGTAGGAGTGATCAATAGCTTACCATTTCGGGTGACAAGCGTTTTCGGCTCTAACGCAGCGGCGGGTTCTCCGGTCGCCATGAATTGGATGGTAGTATGACTGCTATCGCAGAACGGTTTATTCTTAGACGCTCCGCATCGGCAAAGAGTGGCTCTAAACTCCAATCCATGTCCGACAATATCCATATCGGCGTTAAATGCGAGCGGCCCGTTTTCACGAACGCGAACTACATTTACGATAGGCGCGGTTTCGGATGTACTTGAATTTGTTTCGAATTTAATCGCTCCCGAAGGACAATTGAGGGCCAATTGTTTGATTTCCTCCTCCGAGGCTCGATCGGGGTAAATCCAATCTCCATCGACGTTAGGAACGAATACGTCGGGTCGACTCAATACACAATTACGAGAGTGGATGCATTTTTTCCCGTCGAAAAAGATAGTTACACTTTTGCCTTTTATCGTGTCCATAGGGATCAGCCTCTTGCTTTTAAATTATCTTGGATAAATTCCGCGCTTCCTAAAAAAATCCGATTTACCGAAGCAGTATATTATCTATTTAAAATATATTTTTAAACGAGAACATCCCGCCGAAAATTCGATCTCACAGCAAAATATTATTTACCGGTTCTAATTTCGAAGGTAATTCAGTTTCACCCAAAAATTCGCGTAAGTCAATTTCAATATTTCTACAGATCGCCGTCATAGGGATATCGTTAATAGCGTTTTCAAAAGGATTTTCACTATCATCGCCGATCTGTTCGGTCACCATAAAAACCCAGGAAATGAGAATATGCGAGGGAATCATAAGCCATACAACGGTATCACTCGCTTTTTCAAATTCACTCAAAAGGCCGAACGGAAGCAGAAGTATAAAAATCCAGACGAATACTTTACTAAAATACGAATATTGTCGAGGTAACGGAAATAATTTAATACTTTCACATTCTCCTTGGCATCGGTAGTTCTCCGTGATTACTTGGGCCATCTCGAATTTCGCCGTCGTTTCTAAAATTCCTAAATCATTCAGTTCCGTTAATCGGGCGTATTGCCGGTTCAGTATATGCGCGGCTACGTTCGTTTTTGTTTCAAGGAATGAAATTTCAGATTCATCTAAAAAGGGGATTAATTCGTCCCTCATACTCTTTTTCGTTTCAAGATGCGATTGCGTGACAAGCTTTCGCGAGGTATCCGTCTTGCTACGCGTATTAGACATCCGTAATTGGTATCGCAATGCGTTCGTAAAAGCAATTTGCCGATAGACCAGCTCTTTCCTGATTAGATGGAGCTCGGCTTCCTGCGAGGAATTTTCGGGAAGCTGATTGCGTATGTGATGCAAAACCGTCGAAGCCCAGTTGCGACTGTTATTTACGATTCGGCCCCATGTCTGTTGCGCTTCCCAGAGACGATCGTAGGAGGAGTTATTCTTGAATCCTAGGAAAAACGCTACGACCATTCCGATCAGACTGATCGGCAAGAAAGGAAGACCGGCAGTTTCGAATCCGAAGCATTTCACTAGTAAGTAAACGGAGCCGGAGATGGAGGCATAAATTAAAAGCATTTTCCAGGCATAGTGGAACATGATTGCGGGCTTTATGGAACGAGCAGTATACATTTTACTCCGGTAAATAAGGGCCGCCAGGTTCTCCCCATCCCCATTTCGGCATCGGCTCGTTCGGATTCATAAGCAGTTCGTCGGTGTTCGAGTTATTTACCGCGATTCTTGTTCCCCATTCTATATAAGCGACGAACGCAGATCTAAATTCGGGATCGCTGGGAAGATCAATCTCGTCTGCGGTTTCTAAGAGCAATCGTATCCATTGCTTTCTTTGATCTTCCGTTAAACGCTTCGAAAGATGCTTTTGAATCATTTCGTAATGACTTCCCTCTTTCGAACTGTAAATTTTTGGACCTCCGAAAACTTCGGCGATAAAATGCGCCACTCTCTGTTGGTGCTCCGGAGACATATGCTTAAAGACGGGCTCTAATAAATCATCCTGTAAAACTTTCTGATAGAAAAGTTTCGTTAGTTTCTCGAAAGCCGGCAATCCGCCGGCCCATTCATATAAGGACGGGATTTTCTTTTTTTCATTCATAGTAGTTTAAATAAATGTTAAGTTTCGTAAAACGGACTTACCGATAAGTAAGCCCGCGTTAAGAAAGGATCAATTTATATGAACATCGAGCCCCGGTTTCGGTATTCGTCAACAGGAATAAGTCGATTTCTATTAGGGAAAAAAGGAGAAATTTGCGGAGAAGGGATTACTTTTTTACGACGGTGTTTTTACTTTCTCGGTGACCTGGACCGGATCGGATAGATGACGTATATCCATTCCGGTGTTAAGGCGCACGAGCTCTTCGGCGATGTTTACCGCATAGTCGCCGGCTCGTTCGATTCCTAAGATTATTCTGTATAAATCGGCGAATTGGTTTTTGTCCAGCCTAGGGTCCATCACGAATTTTAGAAAGGCGCCGTTACAAAGGTTGTTCAATTCTTCTTCGACAGTATGAACCGAACCATAGAATCGGTTCTTTTCCTCGACAAGAGATTCTACTGCCATTCCGACAAGAGTTACGACTCGGGAGAGCATTTTATCAAGGATTTCCTCCTGACGAAAAAATCCCTTCGGTAGCAATCCTCTTCTGTAGCACGTAGCGCAGTTTACGATCTGGTCCCCCATTCTTTCCAAATTGCGGTTAATTCTGATTGCGGACAGAGCAAATCGAAGCGGGTCTTTCTTTAACACGACTTCGCCGTCTACTTGGTCCATTCCCAATAAATTACGATTAGCAACAGCCTCTAAAATCGCATTCTGCGAAAGGTTATCATTCTGTTTTTCTAAACTATCAATCAAGTCGTCGCGTTCTATCACTTGCTTTGCTAGATCCGGATTTTCCTGTTCGATCGCATCGCCAAAAACTAAAATCTGCTCCAGACATAATTCGGCCATAGCGTACAAGTTGCGTCTGAGATAATCGAATTTAGAAGCCATCTGATAAGCGAACCAGTCAGAATGTAGTCGTAATTTCGATCAAGGTCAAGATGATTTTTTCCTTAGAAGAACTTTGTAACATATCTCTCGGATATCGAAGCGTAGATCCCGTTTCTACTACGTTTATATCGGCGTAACGAGAAAAATCTCAGTAGCGCCGGCACAGTTGTATCTCCATGTCTTACAAGAATCTAATGTAATCGAGCGAGGCCTATGGTAGGCTCTGTATAAGAAGGTAGAGCATCGAAACAAAAGAAGCGTATTGAAGTAAGAATCCTGTAAATCGGATATTTACGGGCCATTCGCCGCCCCCACTTAGGTGTGCGGATGTTTGGAGAATTCTAGATGCGAATGCGGTCCATGCGAATAAATCAAACATGGCCGGATTAGGATCCAATATTGCCCCTGCAAAAACTAGAACCGCAAAGATAGGTAGATTCTCTAAACAATTTAAATGGGCCCGATATAATCTCCAGTAGAAGTCGCTTCCGTGTTGGATCCACGCAGGAAACTCGTTCGATTTCTTCTTTCCTGTAAGCACTAGGGTTACTCGAAATAGAATAATTCCGAAACCTAAAAGCAAGGTCCAGCTCGTAAATGATAAGAGAGCGTGTAAGGAACTGTACATAGTCCGTTAATAGAAAGTGAAGTCGCTTCGCTGGCAAGAATAATTTAACGTCGTCATCATGACGAAAATCACTATGTTTGTTCTTTCAGTAGCGATTCGAAATGATCGCTAATCTCCGTCCGCATTAGACGGCATAGCGGGTACTCCTAACACCGAAAGTAAATCGGTTCCGGTAAGAGTTCTCAGAGTTTTCAATTTTATCCAAAGCGGGGAAACTTGCGCGTTAATTGTGGAAGACCCCGCGCCGATGTCGGCGTACAGGTCGGAGGCTCCGGCGGTTTTTGCCTGCAAAGTCGTTTTTAAGTCTGCAATCGCATTCTTGATATTCGCGTCTACGGAGGAATTTTGGGCTTGGACCATTACGGAAAGCGACTTCGCTTGGGAATCCCCCGTATTTCCGACATAGGCAAATTCGATACCGTAAACATTATCCAACAAGTCTTGGTATGCGTTTCTAGAAAAAATCGCTTCCGTTAAGTTCGAATGAGCTGTGCCTGCGGAACTTAAACTTAAACCGGCAGGGGTTCCCGTTTTTTGATCTCGCGTTACCTCCGCCAAGCTTGCAATTTTCGTAACGTATGTGTCGAAAGCTTCTTTCGAGGATTGAAAATAACCGCTACCGCCGACATAGTTCCCGATAAAATTTCCGCCGGTCGATTTCCACTGGCTGTTTAAATTTCTTGCATCATCATAGATAACCTGCGCGAGGGCTTGAATATAATCCAATCTACGTTGATAACCGGCATTAGAACCGTTCGCGGCAAGGATATTCGCGGAACTTGAAATATTCGCGTCATTCCCGTCCGAACTGAAGATCAACATTTCTAACGCTTCGAAGCCTCTGCGAACCGTACTGTACGTTAATACGTTACTTTCATTTATAGTGGGAAAGCTTGCAGTATTGGTAAGCACTGCCGAGATATTGTTCCATTTGGGTCGCTGTAATTTTTCGAATCCGTCTAAATTAGTGAAATAGTATCCGGGTGGGTTTTCGGCAGGACCGAAATAAAAAACTTCAGATTTTTTTAATGAACTTCTCGCGGTTTTCCAAGCTTGTTGCAGATTCGAGAGCTTAGTTGCGTTGGTCGGATCCGAACAATAGTTTTGCGCCGAGGTCGTTAGACTTAAAGTCTTATTCTCCAGGTCTTGCAGCGTAGGTAGGATAAGATTGTTTCCCGAATAGGTTAGGAATTCCGTATAGGACGGTTGCGCAGCTAGTAAGAACGCGACGGTCGTCATATCCGTTCCTTTATTCGGTTGGCAAGAAAATGAACAGAACGTTGAGAAGCCCGCAAATAATATTGTCGAGGCCGTTGAATTGAAATTAGAATGATATTTCATTGTTGCCCTGCTTTAAAGTGAATTTAGGAATTTAAGTAAATCGTTTCTATCGGATGCGGACAGCAGTTGAAAATTCGATCTTGCGCCTGCCGCCTCTCCTCCGTGCCATAAGATTGCCTCTTCCGGCCCGTTGGCTCTTCCATCGTGGAGTAGTCTTTGGTGTCCGTTGACATTTTGAATTAAACCTAGCCCCCAAAGCGGCGGAGTTCTCCATTCGTTTCCGGTCGCGTCAAAGTCGGATCGTCCGTCGGCTAAGCCGGATCCCATATCGTGCAGAAGCAAGTCCGTATAAGGCTTTATGTATTGGGATGAGTTTTCCGGAAAATCGGGTACGACGCCTGTCACCGTTAAAGGCTTGTGACAAGAGGCACAACCGATGGAAATAAACAACTGTTTTCCATGTACGACTTGGGTATCGTTAACGGATCGTCGACCGGGAGCACCAACGAGTTGCCCGTAAAAATTTATCGGATCAACGATGCTGGAAGTGATCTCCGGGTCGCCCGATCCGTTTGCGGCATCCAAACAAATTGTTTGAATCGTCGGACAATTATCCGTAGGGTTTAAAGGACTTGTTATGCCGATATCTCCGAGAAATGCATCCTGATTCTGCTGAGACAAGCTAGGTTGATTCGCTTTCCAACCGAAACGACCTAACGCTTTTTTTCCCGCGGCAGTATCCCAAACATAATTAGGTTTTCCTGAAATTCCGTCTCCGTCCGCATCGTTTGGATCCGCCCAGGATAGAATCGTACTTTCAGGTATCGCTTCCAGTAATCCTAATCCGGCAATCATCGGAGCTACTCTAGGAGAATAATGGAATCCGCCCGCGGCGCTCGTGGGATCTCCGAAATTCCAACCGGAAAACGAATACGATGGTTGTGAAAGTGTAACGGAAGTTCCGTCCGTATAAGTGGTACCTGAGCAGGTCGCGCAAACGGGTGCGGCGACAGAATTATAAGTTACGGATGCGTGTCCTTCTTCAGGAGTTGCAGCCACAGTGTGCGACGTGGGATGAAGATTTGTAAAACTTGAAATTCCTTGCTGATTCAATTGAAGCCCGTAATTGTCGGTCGGAATCGGACCTCCAGTCGTGGAGTTAGCGCCGTCTTTGGACAACCTCAACAACATACTAACGGCAATATCGAAAGAACCCCCGTAAGTCGGAGGAGAAGCGCCGTTATTCGGAGGAGCTCCTCTCCCATCTTTTTTGTGGCAGGCTTGGCAGGAGCTTGCGTTGAACGTGGGCCCTTTCCCGGAAAGAGCGCTATTTCCTTCTTGAGACCAATTCGTATTAAAGAACGCGTGCCCTGCGTTGAATTGAGTCGAACCGTCTATCCGAAGATTGAAAGCAGGTAGGCTAAACGCGTTGACCGTATTGTCAAATACGGTTGTCCAACCTCCGGAATATGCCTCGCCTGGGTCCTGATTTAGATTCAACAAAATAAAGGCCATTTCGGCTGCGTTGTTTTTCGATTCGTGTTTGCAGGAACAGAAAGGCGGAACAAGCAGCAGAATAACGGCCGCGATTCCCGTAGAAAGCCGGGTCAGCTTAGGTAAAAATTTCTCGGATTTGACCGAAGGGAGTGATTTAAAATTACAGTTCATTTTTTTTCTTTAAGTATCAGGTTATGCTTTTGTTTCAGTTCGGTTAAATATCACTTATTGGTAAAGTCTGTGATCGTAATTCCCAGAGCCGTCGCAGCCGTAACAAAATCCTTCTTCAATCGGTCGCCGATCAATACTTGAGCGTTCTGAAGAGTTTGATAATCCGGGCTTTGAGATCCCGGAAAACCGTTGAATCCATTCATTATGATCTGGTCATAGCGCCCGGTTATTGATCCGGATGGGCAGGCAGAAGTATAATTCGGATCGGCGATACTCTCTACGTTGTTGACGCAGAATGTGTCTCTCGCTTGTGTGATTTCGGCGTTTATATTTCCTTGACCTAAGATTCCTAATAATGCGGACAATCCCGGTCCGGTGCTGGAAGGATTATTTTTTACTAATGTATAACTTCCGCTCCAAAGATTCAAAACGCTTTGGGCGTCGTAGTAAAAGTCGGATTTAGTATTGTCGCTAAAGCAAGAGTGTTCGTCTTCCTGATCATGAGCGTAAATTCCTTTTAACCGATCTCCTCCCCATTCCCCGGCGATAAACTTTCCTAACCCTCGAAATACCTGAGTGAGCGATGCGTTCGGGTCCGCTAGAAACGCTTGTCGATACGGGCCCGGAGCGCTCGAAGTTCCCCATGCGTCCCTGACTAATTTTAAATGACCGACTAACGCGTCTGTGACGGTTTTTAGATAATTCCCGCGGTTGCTTCCGGTTCCGCCGTTATTTCCGCCTTGTCCATTGCTATTGCAAGTGGTCGGAGAACCTGTAAAGCAAGTGTAATCGGCAAGCCCCGCTACTTGATTGTAAGTCTGAGGACTTCCGGAATTATCCTGTCCCCAGAGGAGGTATTCGATCGCATGCCATCCCGTTAGAATAATGGTCGTATCGTCGGTATTCCCGGGTGATCCGATGGAAATATCTCCGTTTCTAGCTAAAATCGAGGCAAAACTCGTCGTGTTGTTTCCGCCCTGAACATAATTATCGATTGCTATTTCGTCTAACGGCCATGAGTTGATGAGACTCTCGCAAGCATAAGTCGTATCGCCGACATAATTAGTTCCTGCCCCGCAACCTTGCCAGCTGATGCTTGAGATGCTGGCCACGTCGATCGGCCCTCCGGCAAATCGAAACGCTTCGGTAAGTAAGTAGGAAGCCCTGGCTTTGATCCAAGCGCTCTTAGCGGCGATTAGGTTTGCCGCGCTCGGAGTCGTCACGAAGGTATTTACCGCAGTTTGAAGAACGGTTAAGTCTTGGTAATTTTTATTATAAGATTCGTAAGCCAAGTCGGCGTAGCGACTCACGACTTGCTGTCTCGAGGCGGAAGGCTGGTTACCTAAAATCGCGGCTAAGGCCATGGAAGAATCGCCTTTCTTTCCGTTCGTGCAGGATAAAAGAATTCCGATGAATAGAATCGGGAACCCAGAGTTAATTGTCCGACGCATAAATTTCGCTCCTAAAATAATTTCAAATTTCTCCGGAAAAATCCCCGAGAGGCGTCACCTAACGGGGCCAGAGTTGAACTGTGGGATGACTCCCTCCGGACTCCGCTGGGAACCGGCCTGATAATGCAGATGAGAATCAATCTCAAAAAATGTCAAGAAAATTTTACCTTTAACCTTCCTTATCGAGAATGGCAGACATATAAAGATTCCGCTCTTTTCGCCGAATTGTATCCTTCTGTTAGCGAATCCTTATGGAGCAAAGGGGGAGTTCATTTGTCCTTTTTTTGATAATGAGGATGATTCTCAGAAATATTTAGCCAATTAAACTGTCAATCCAATTTTTTAGCCTAGGTACTTGCAAAGTTTTATCAAAGCTCAGAAGATTCTGCGAAGCTTAAACTTCCGGCGCGAGGCCATGGGACGAGTCGTCAGTCAAAATTTCGAACGCGGCAGAGCGAGAGGAGAAAAGTCGTAAAGGAGACGTTTCTCCGCGCCTAGTGACAAAAAGTTCGGCCCTGCCTAGTTTCGTATTCAAACAGTATTTCCAACCACCCGGAGGATTATTGTATCGTAAGCAAGCGAAGTCGGATCGATTTGCGTGAATCCTTCCTTCGATTTTAATTTCGGAAGACGAAGCGGAGAATTTCCAATCGAAGTAGGAATAGGAAGCTCTAAAAAGAGACTTTAGCGGGTCGTTTAATTTATATTCAAGATTTCTAAATCGAAGAACGATAGGAGTAATTCCCGGAGTCCAAAAAGGGCCTAATTTCAGTTTTG from Leptospira fainei serovar Hurstbridge str. BUT 6 includes the following:
- a CDS encoding glucose 1-dehydrogenase, which produces MAKQFEGKVALITGAASPRGLGRAIANTIAKEGGDIVVADLNKEHIEQAAAEIAKEFGVKAIGVAANVTKPEDCDAVIAAVKDKFGKLDFLVNNAGVLKDNLFIRMTEQEFDFVMDVNAKGVFLMTKSASKLLLKAPSARIVNISSLSGLTGQPGQANYSSSKAAVIALTKVAAREFSGRGVLVNAVCPGYVQTDMTSSLSEEVQKKLTDPSFIPLKRPGTQQEIANAVEFFLSDKASYITGTYLRVDGGAGIGL
- a CDS encoding alpha/beta hydrolase; translation: MSLNIPLEQIGPLKAARIKGDPNGPYVIFFHGYGANAYDLLPLYSYMDVPIGTNFIFPDGILEIPLMPGYNGRAWFPIDMEALQRAMMAGGYRDFSDRYPQGLAEAREKAVQMIEALNVPMDRIVIGGFSQGSMLATDITLRAETKPKGLVILSGTLIDEPEWSRLAKKTPGYPFFQSHGRMDPVLGYPAAKKLETLLKEAGWEGELLAFPGGHEIPEVVLLAMNRYLKDLMQ
- a CDS encoding winged helix-turn-helix transcriptional regulator yields the protein MIELNNKTFTCPVDVSLSFFTGKWKILILSHLYHFKHKSYKDIKINLPGISEKVLVQQLKELEGNKLLNRDVISERPLRVEYSLTDFGRSLAPLFEFLSEWGIDYLKKNGIDYIQDQHLYK
- a CDS encoding group II truncated hemoglobin, whose product is MNEKKKIPSLYEWAGGLPAFEKLTKLFYQKVLQDDLLEPVFKHMSPEHQQRVAHFIAEVFGGPKIYSSKEGSHYEMIQKHLSKRLTEDQRKQWIRLLLETADEIDLPSDPEFRSAFVAYIEWGTRIAVNNSNTDELLMNPNEPMPKWGWGEPGGPYLPE
- a CDS encoding bestrophin family protein, with translation MYTARSIKPAIMFHYAWKMLLIYASISGSVYLLVKCFGFETAGLPFLPISLIGMVVAFFLGFKNNSSYDRLWEAQQTWGRIVNNSRNWASTVLHHIRNQLPENSSQEAELHLIRKELVYRQIAFTNALRYQLRMSNTRSKTDTSRKLVTQSHLETKKSMRDELIPFLDESEISFLETKTNVAAHILNRQYARLTELNDLGILETTAKFEMAQVITENYRCQGECESIKLFPLPRQYSYFSKVFVWIFILLLPFGLLSEFEKASDTVVWLMIPSHILISWVFMVTEQIGDDSENPFENAINDIPMTAICRNIEIDLREFLGETELPSKLEPVNNILL
- a CDS encoding MAPEG family protein, yielding MYSSLHALLSFTSWTLLLGFGIILFRVTLVLTGKKKSNEFPAWIQHGSDFYWRLYRAHLNCLENLPIFAVLVFAGAILDPNPAMFDLFAWTAFASRILQTSAHLSGGGEWPVNIRFTGFLLQYASFVSMLYLLIQSLP
- a CDS encoding thiolase domain-containing protein, which gives rise to MREVAIVGAYETLHGNHKDRTLRDLVTEAGNGAIKDSGIDRKEIQAVYVGNYAGNEFNSQNTMGSYAANLLGLGDRPAIRTEGACASGGIAMRQGFLAVASGLYDTVLVLGVEKMNGLDPETTMEIVARGQDQDVEGGYCISGPSGFALNATRHMHEFGTTKEMLSKVAEKNYFHGSLNPFAHKQKEISFNNIMRARMVTTPFGFHDVSLVTDASAAVIITTKEKAKSLRKDYILVKGSGIGGDYFNVALKKDSVSFPASLQAAAEAFKMSGLERKDIDVLECHDCFTITEIINIEDLGFVEKGKGGPFTMDGHTRLGGKLPVNTSGGLKAKGHPVGATGVGQVVEMTFQLRNQAEKRQVANARTALTHVLGGPGAVSIVHILQRGE
- a CDS encoding imelysin family protein, whose translation is MTTVAFLLAAQPSYTEFLTYSGNNLILPTLQDLENKTLSLTTSAQNYCSDPTNATKLSNLQQAWKTARSSLKKSEVFYFGPAENPPGYYFTNLDGFEKLQRPKWNNISAVLTNTASFPTINESNVLTYSTVRRGFEALEMLIFSSDGNDANISSSANILAANGSNAGYQRRLDYIQALAQVIYDDARNLNSQWKSTGGNFIGNYVGGSGYFQSSKEAFDTYVTKIASLAEVTRDQKTGTPAGLSLSSAGTAHSNLTEAIFSRNAYQDLLDNVYGIEFAYVGNTGDSQAKSLSVMVQAQNSSVDANIKNAIADLKTTLQAKTAGASDLYADIGAGSSTINAQVSPLWIKLKTLRTLTGTDLLSVLGVPAMPSNADGD
- a CDS encoding phosphate signaling complex PhoU family protein; this translates as MASKFDYLRRNLYAMAELCLEQILVFGDAIEQENPDLAKQVIERDDLIDSLEKQNDNLSQNAILEAVANRNLLGMDQVDGEVVLKKDPLRFALSAIRINRNLERMGDQIVNCATCYRRGLLPKGFFRQEEILDKMLSRVVTLVGMAVESLVEEKNRFYGSVHTVEEELNNLCNGAFLKFVMDPRLDKNQFADLYRIILGIERAGDYAVNIAEELVRLNTGMDIRHLSDPVQVTEKVKTPS
- a CDS encoding CDGSH iron-sulfur domain-containing protein, with amino-acid sequence MDTIKGKSVTIFFDGKKCIHSRNCVLSRPDVFVPNVDGDWIYPDRASEEEIKQLALNCPSGAIKFETNSSTSETAPIVNVVRVRENGPLAFNADMDIVGHGLEFRATLCRCGASKNKPFCDSSHTTIQFMATGEPAAALEPKTLVTRNGKLLITPTKNGPLKIQGNLEICTGTGHMIDRIEEAYLCRCGGSSNKPYCDGTHKKIKFLSE